The genomic window TCACCATTTCACAAGGCACTGCGGCAGCGCGTGCGAACGAGGAAAAGCTGGCGCGTGACCGTCAGGCGCAAGACGGCAAGAGCCGTGTTGCCGAACTGTCGAAGAACATCAACGAACTGAACAAGCTCCAGGCGGCCACGGGCACTGGTGCGACAACGGCAACGCCAGCGACACCCGCAGCACCTGCACCTGCACCTTCACCTGCAGCGGCACCGACCCCGGCAGCGACGGCTTTGCCCGCTCCGTCCCCCGTACCCGCTGCTGCTCCCGCTGCTGCGCCCGCCCCCGCAGTTGCCGCGACGCCGGCAGCAACCGCGCCAGCGACGCCGACCGCAAACCCAACGACTGCATCGACCACCGCGCCCCCGACTCCGGCCGCCACGACCCCCACACCGGCAGTGCCGGTCGCCAAGGCCACGCCGCCCGCTGCTGCGCCAGTCGAGCGCGGCTTCTTCGCCGAGCTGATGGACAGCCCGCTCATGCTCGGGGCTGCTGCACTGATCGCGCTGCTTATCGCGTTCATTCTTTATCGCGTGCTAGGCCGCAAACGGCAAGACGCCGGCGACAGCGTGTTTCTCGAGAGCCGCATGCCGAAAGACTCGTTCTTCGGCGCCAGCGGCGGCGAGTCGGTCGACACCAAGAACCGCGGCAACTCGGTGGTGTCGTCGCTCTCGTATTCGCCGAGTCAGCTCGATGCAGGCGATGTCGATCCGGTGGCGGAAGCCGATGTCTACCTCGCCTACGGCCGCGATTTGCAAGCCGAAGAAATTTTGCGCGAAGCCCTCCGAGTGAATCCGGAACGCGCGGCCATTCACCTCAAGCTGCTTGAAATCCACGCCAAGCGACGCGACTTGCGCGCTTACGAAGCGCTGGCGACCGACGTGCACAAGCTGACCGGTGGCAGCGGCAACGACTGGAACCGCGTCGTAGAAATGGGCAAGGAACTCGATCCGGGCAATCCTCTGTACGAAGCCGGTGTGCGCAGCGTTCCGCTGGCAGACACCACGCCGCAGCCGCTGAGCGATAACGAGATCACATTGCCGATCGTCAAGGCGCCGACGGCTACTGCGCCCGCAGTGGCTCCGCCGCCCGCCTTCGTCCCATCCGTCGCACCGCTGGACTTCGACCTCGACCTGAGCAAGCCGCCGGCACCCAAGCCTGTGGCAGCACCCGTCAGTGCCAGCTTGCCGCCGGTTTCCGCGCCTTCGCTGAGCCCGGTCGCCATGCCGTTCTTGCCGAGCCTGAACGACACATCGCGCGGAAAGCCGGCGGCCACCACGGCACCGGCACCGTTCAGCCACCGCGATGTGCTCGATCTTGAAAATGACTTCGATACCGCGCCAGGTGCCCTGGAGCCTGTAACCCGCGCCGTTGGCCTCGACGACGAGCACACGCAGCCCGCCACCTTGCGCGCTGGACTGCCGGGCGACTCGGGCTTCATCGAGTTCGACATGAGCTCGCTCGCCGGTTTGCAACGCGCGCCGAGCGACACCGAACCCGGTCGCCTCGAACCGCTCGACGAAGGCGGCGAAAGCCCGCATGCGGTCAAGCTGTCGCTGGCCCGCGAACTGCAGGCGCTTGGCGACGTCGAAGGTGCGCGCTCGCTGGTCGAAGAAGTCGAATCCGAGAGCTCGGGCGAACTCAAGTCGCAGGCCAAGCATCTGCTCGCCCAACTCCATTGAGTGCTGGCGCGGGCCGATGATCGTGTCGTGAGACTGGCCCTCGGCGTTCGCTACAACGGCCAAGCCTATGAAGGCTGGCAAAGCCAACTCTCTGGCCGCACGGTGCAGGACAAGCTCGAAACGGCGCTGGGTAAATTGGCCGGCAAGCGAATTTCGACTTTGTGCGCCGGTCGCACCGACACCGGCGTTCACGCATTGATGCAGGTCGTGCATTTCGACACCGAAGTCGAGCGCGAACTGGTGTCCTGGGTGCGCGGCACCAATCGCTTCCTGCCTTCGGACATCGCGGTGCAATGGGCGCATCCGGTGCCCGACGCTTTCCATTGCCGCGCGAATGCCGTGGCTCGCCGCTATCTCTACGTGCTCTCGCAGTCTCCTGTGCGGCCCAGCCTGGATGCGGGCCGCGTCGGCTGGTCGATGTACCCGCTCGACGGCAACGCGATGCGTGCTGCAGCCGCGGTGTTGCTCGGCTCACGCGATTTCACCTCGTTTCGCGCCTCGTCCTGCCAGGCGCGATCGCCCGTCAAGGAGATGCGCCGTATCGTCATCACGCGCCATGGCGAAGGCGAGCGTTGCCGATGGCACTTCGAGTTCGAGGCCGACGCCTTCCTACACCACATGATTCGCAACCTGATGGGCTGCCTCGTGCGCATCGGGCGCGGCGACGAAAAGCCCGAATGGATGCTGACCGTGCTCGAAGCGCGCAGCCGCATGGCCGCAGCGCCGACCTTCTCCCCGGACGGCTTGTACTTCGTGGGACCGTTGTACGACGCCAAGTGGGGCCTGCCGGCCGACGCCACCTTACAACCAGGAGGCGGCCCCTATGATGGGCCGCCATGACCCGTACCCGAATTAAGATCTGTGGCCTCACGCGTGAGCAAGACGTCGACGCTGCCGTCGCCGCCGGCGCAGACGCCGTCGGCTTCGTGCTGTACGCGGGAAGCCAACGCGGGGTAACGCCGCAGCGCGCTGCAGTGCTGGCATCGCGCCTGCCGCCCTTCGTGACGCCCGTGCTCCTCTTCGTCAACGAAGACCCAGCCCAAGCCCTCGCCGCACTGGCTACCGTACCGGGTGCCATCGCGCAGTTCCACGGCGACGAAACGCCGCAGCGATGTCTTGAGTCGAGCGGCGCGGGGCGCTATCGCTTCATGCGCGCGGCCCGCATTCCCCTTGGCTTGGCCGGGATCGACTTCGACCTCGTAAAATACGCTTCCGATTTCTCTCACGCCCAGGCCATCCTGCTCGACGCGCATGTCGACGGTTACGGCGGTGGCGGCAAGGCATTCGATTGGTCACTTCTTCCACCCGCCGTCGACGCTCACCTCGTCTTGAGTGGTGGACTCACACCTGCAAACGTGGGCGATGGCATTCGCCAGTTGCGGACATGCGGCAAAACGCTGTCCGTTGATGTGAGCTCCGGCGTCGAAGCCGATGCACCCGACGGCATGACCGTCAAGGGCATCAAGGACGCCGACAAGATCCGCGACTTCGTGACGGCCGTCCGGGCCGCCGACGCTGCTTCCTGATTCCGCCGCACCGCCTCGACAGGCCGGGCGCGGCCCAACCGATCGAGACCCTTCATGCAAAGCACCTATCAGCAACCTGACGCCACCGGCCACTTCGGCATCTACGGCGGAAGTTTCGCGAGCGAGACGCTCACACATGCCATCGCCGAATTGCGCGATGCGTACGCGAAGTTCAAAGACGATCCAGCCTTCCTTGCCGAGTTCCACTACGAGCTGAAGCACTTCGTAGGGCGACCATCGCCGATCTACCACGCCGCGCGCACCAGTCGTGAAATGGGCGGCGCGCAGATCTACCTGAAACGCGAAGACCTGAACCACACCGGCGCACACAAGATCAACAACGTGATCGGCCAGGCGATGCTCGCCCGGCGCATGAGCAAGCCACGCATCATTGCGGAGACCGGCGCCGGCCAGCACGGCGTGGCGACCGCGACCATCTGCGCGCGCTACGGCCTCGAATGCGTGATCTACATGGGCAGCGCCGACGTCCAGCGCCAGAGCCCCAACGTCTACCGCATGAACCTTCTCGGCGCCACGGTGGTGCCGGTCGAATCGGGTAGCAAGACACTGAAAGACGCGCTGAACGAAGCCATGCGCGACTGGGTCGCCAACGTCGACGATACCTTCTACATCATCGGTACGGTGGCCGGACCGCACCCCTATCCGATGATGGTGCGCGACTTTCAGAGCGTGATCGGCACCGAGTGCATCGGCCAGATGCCGGCCATGCTGGCTGCGGATGGAATGACCGGAGAAGCTGAAGGCAAGCAACCGGATGTGGTTCTGGCCTGCGTCGGCGGCGGCAGCAACGCGATGGGCATCTTCTACCCTTACATCCCGTTCGCGAATACGCGCCTTATCGGTGTCGAAGCCGCGGGCGAAGGCCTCGACAGTGGCAAGCACTCGGCGTCGATCCTGCGCGGCAGCCCCGGCGTGCTGCACGGCAACCGAACCTACCTGCTGCAAAACGAAGACGGCCAGGTGACCGAAACGCACAGCATCAGCGCGGGCCTGGACTATCCCGGCGTGGGACCGGAGCACGCCTATCTTTCGGACATCGGCCGCGCCGAATACGTCGGGGTGACCGACACCGAAGCACTCGAAGCCTTCCACTATCTTTGCCGCACCGAAGGCATCATTCCGGCGCTGGAGCCCGCCCACGCCCTGGCCTACGCCATGAAGCTGGCCAAGACGATGCGCAGCGACCAGTCGATTCTGGTCAACCTCTCGGGACGCGGCGACAAGGACATCGGCACGGTGGCCGACTTGGCAGGCGTCGACTTTTACGACCGACCCTCGATGCGCGGTTTTCAGGTGAAAGGAGGCAAAGCATGAGCCGCATTGCCGCCACCTTCGCTGCCCTCCAAAAAGATGGGCGCCGAGCGCTCATTCCTTACGTCACGGCCGGCTTTCCGTTCGCCGACATCACGCCGGAGCTGATGCACGGCATGGTCGCAGCAGGCGCCGACGTGATCGAGTTGGGTGTTCCCTTCTCCGACCCGATGGCCGATGGCCCGGTCATTCAAAAGGCCGGCGAAGCTGCCCTCGCTTTAGGCGTCGGCATGAAGCAGGTGTTGGCGATGGTCGGCGCCTTCCGCAGGCAGGACACGACCACGCCGGTGGTGCTGATGGGCTACGCCAACCCTGTCGAAAAGTACGACCTGGTACACGGCGCTGGCAGCTTCATTCGCGACACAGTGGTGGCCGGCATCGATGGATTGCTTATCGTCGACTACCCACCCGAAGAGTGCGAGGACTTCGCTGCACGACTGCAGGCCGCCGGCATCGATCTGATCTTCTTGCTGGCACCGACGAGCACCGAAGCGCGCATGGCGCAGGTGGCTCGCATTGCAAGCGGCTACGTCTACTACGTCTCTTTAAAGGGTGTGACGGGCGCGGGCAACCTCGACACGGACGCTGTCAGCAAGATGCTGCCGCGCATCCGCCGGCACGTGAGCATTCCGGTCGGCGTGGGCTTCGGCATTCGCGACGCGCACACGGCGCGGGCGGTCGGCGCTACGGCGGATGCCGTTGTGATCGGCACGAAGATCATCCAGTTGATCGAGACCCAGCCGCGTGAACGAGTGGTGCCTGTGGTCAGCGAATTTCTCGCAGGGATCCGCGAGGCGCTCGACGCCCTGCCCGCCTTGACCACGACGGCGACCGCCAGCGATTCGGCTGGTCGATAATCTTGTCTGGCTTCCCTCCAGGACTGAATCATGAGCTGGCTTGAAAAACTGCTACCCGCGAAGATCGCGCAAACCGACCCGAGCGAGCGCCGCCAGGTACCCGAAGGGCTCTGGATCAAGTGCCCGAGCTGCGAAACGGTGCTCTACAAGACCGACCTCGAGCACAACCAGAATGTCTGCCCGAGTTGCACCCATCACTTTCGAATCGGCGCGCGCGCACGGATCGACAGCTTCCTCGACGCTGAAGGCCGCTATGAAGTCGGCCAGGAAGTGTTGCCCGTCGATGCGCTCAAGTTCAAGGACAGCCGCAAGTACACCGAGCGCCTGAAAGAAGCGCTTGAAAACACCGGCGAGACCGATTCGCTCGTGGTCATGGGCGGCTCGGTGCACAGCATCAGCGTGGTGGTGGCTTGCTTCGAGTTCGAGTTCATGGGCGGCAGCATGGGCAGCGTCGTCGGTGAGCGCTTCGTGCGCGGCGTGCAGACGGCCATCGAGCAGAAGGTGCCGTTCATTTGCTTCACCGCCACCGGCGGCGCGCGCATGCAGGAAGGCCTGCTGTCGCTGATGCAAATGGCCAAGACCAATGCATCGCTCACCCGACTCGCCAAGAAGGGCTTGCCGTACATCAGCGTGCTGACCGACCCCACGATGGGCGGCGTGTCCGCTGGCTTCGCATTCGTCGGAGATGTGGTGATTGCCGAGCCGAAGGCGCTGATCGGCTTTGCCGGGCCGCGCGTCATCGAGTCGACGGTGCGCGTTACGCTGCCGGAGGGTTTTCAGCGCTCGGAATTCTTGCAGACCAAAGGCGCAATCGACTTCATCAGCGACCGCCGCGAACTGCGCAAGACCATCGCCAGCACGCTGGCCATGCTGCTGCGCCAGCCGGCGGACGCGG from Variovorax sp. PAMC28562 includes these protein-coding regions:
- the accD gene encoding acetyl-CoA carboxylase, carboxyltransferase subunit beta; this encodes MSWLEKLLPAKIAQTDPSERRQVPEGLWIKCPSCETVLYKTDLEHNQNVCPSCTHHFRIGARARIDSFLDAEGRYEVGQEVLPVDALKFKDSRKYTERLKEALENTGETDSLVVMGGSVHSISVVVACFEFEFMGGSMGSVVGERFVRGVQTAIEQKVPFICFTATGGARMQEGLLSLMQMAKTNASLTRLAKKGLPYISVLTDPTMGGVSAGFAFVGDVVIAEPKALIGFAGPRVIESTVRVTLPEGFQRSEFLQTKGAIDFISDRRELRKTIASTLAMLLRQPADAVV
- a CDS encoding FimV family protein encodes the protein MTRPMLPAASVPAIRPTNKLAGCGQLSLLSVAIALALGTVSIDASALALGRLNVQSALGEPLRAEIDVTEITASEADGMKVAIASSEAFRAAGVAYNPALSDVRVSLQRRADGRYVVRLTGTRSLSDPFVDLLVEANWSAGRIVRDYTVLLDPPSSRQAAVPVVPLAPQISAAPPVQRAPPAAVPAVVPPVPRRERPAAVAPAPATAAEAPVRTGTASGGTGTGDQVTVRPGDTASKIAGAYKPADVSLDQMLVALLRANPNAFVGGNINRMKAGAVLDVSAGSQAANVPPDEAKRTVTAQSRDFGEYRRRLAENAPTARVAAADRQAAGKLQANVEDRNAAAASPDKLTISQGTAAARANEEKLARDRQAQDGKSRVAELSKNINELNKLQAATGTGATTATPATPAAPAPAPSPAAAPTPAATALPAPSPVPAAAPAAAPAPAVAATPAATAPATPTANPTTASTTAPPTPAATTPTPAVPVAKATPPAAAPVERGFFAELMDSPLMLGAAALIALLIAFILYRVLGRKRQDAGDSVFLESRMPKDSFFGASGGESVDTKNRGNSVVSSLSYSPSQLDAGDVDPVAEADVYLAYGRDLQAEEILREALRVNPERAAIHLKLLEIHAKRRDLRAYEALATDVHKLTGGSGNDWNRVVEMGKELDPGNPLYEAGVRSVPLADTTPQPLSDNEITLPIVKAPTATAPAVAPPPAFVPSVAPLDFDLDLSKPPAPKPVAAPVSASLPPVSAPSLSPVAMPFLPSLNDTSRGKPAATTAPAPFSHRDVLDLENDFDTAPGALEPVTRAVGLDDEHTQPATLRAGLPGDSGFIEFDMSSLAGLQRAPSDTEPGRLEPLDEGGESPHAVKLSLARELQALGDVEGARSLVEEVESESSGELKSQAKHLLAQLH
- the truA gene encoding tRNA pseudouridine(38-40) synthase TruA; the protein is MRLALGVRYNGQAYEGWQSQLSGRTVQDKLETALGKLAGKRISTLCAGRTDTGVHALMQVVHFDTEVERELVSWVRGTNRFLPSDIAVQWAHPVPDAFHCRANAVARRYLYVLSQSPVRPSLDAGRVGWSMYPLDGNAMRAAAAVLLGSRDFTSFRASSCQARSPVKEMRRIVITRHGEGERCRWHFEFEADAFLHHMIRNLMGCLVRIGRGDEKPEWMLTVLEARSRMAAAPTFSPDGLYFVGPLYDAKWGLPADATLQPGGGPYDGPP
- a CDS encoding phosphoribosylanthranilate isomerase, producing the protein MTRTRIKICGLTREQDVDAAVAAGADAVGFVLYAGSQRGVTPQRAAVLASRLPPFVTPVLLFVNEDPAQALAALATVPGAIAQFHGDETPQRCLESSGAGRYRFMRAARIPLGLAGIDFDLVKYASDFSHAQAILLDAHVDGYGGGGKAFDWSLLPPAVDAHLVLSGGLTPANVGDGIRQLRTCGKTLSVDVSSGVEADAPDGMTVKGIKDADKIRDFVTAVRAADAAS
- the trpA gene encoding tryptophan synthase subunit alpha encodes the protein MSRIAATFAALQKDGRRALIPYVTAGFPFADITPELMHGMVAAGADVIELGVPFSDPMADGPVIQKAGEAALALGVGMKQVLAMVGAFRRQDTTTPVVLMGYANPVEKYDLVHGAGSFIRDTVVAGIDGLLIVDYPPEECEDFAARLQAAGIDLIFLLAPTSTEARMAQVARIASGYVYYVSLKGVTGAGNLDTDAVSKMLPRIRRHVSIPVGVGFGIRDAHTARAVGATADAVVIGTKIIQLIETQPRERVVPVVSEFLAGIREALDALPALTTTATASDSAGR
- the trpB gene encoding tryptophan synthase subunit beta — protein: MQSTYQQPDATGHFGIYGGSFASETLTHAIAELRDAYAKFKDDPAFLAEFHYELKHFVGRPSPIYHAARTSREMGGAQIYLKREDLNHTGAHKINNVIGQAMLARRMSKPRIIAETGAGQHGVATATICARYGLECVIYMGSADVQRQSPNVYRMNLLGATVVPVESGSKTLKDALNEAMRDWVANVDDTFYIIGTVAGPHPYPMMVRDFQSVIGTECIGQMPAMLAADGMTGEAEGKQPDVVLACVGGGSNAMGIFYPYIPFANTRLIGVEAAGEGLDSGKHSASILRGSPGVLHGNRTYLLQNEDGQVTETHSISAGLDYPGVGPEHAYLSDIGRAEYVGVTDTEALEAFHYLCRTEGIIPALEPAHALAYAMKLAKTMRSDQSILVNLSGRGDKDIGTVADLAGVDFYDRPSMRGFQVKGGKA